A window of Natrinema versiforme contains these coding sequences:
- a CDS encoding 30S ribosomal protein S17e has protein sequence MAIKPAYVKKTGTLLLERYPEAFTTDFEQNKESVTKLTNVESKGVRNRIAGYVTRKKGAEVPA, from the coding sequence ATGGCAATCAAACCGGCCTACGTCAAGAAGACCGGGACCCTCCTCCTGGAGCGGTATCCGGAGGCGTTCACGACCGATTTCGAGCAGAACAAAGAGAGCGTCACGAAACTCACGAACGTCGAGTCCAAAGGCGTCCGCAACCGTATCGCGGGCTACGTGACTCGAAAGAAAGGCGCCGAAGTTCCCGCATAA
- a CDS encoding manganese catalase family protein has product MFFQEPELQYEVTVEEPDPHFAKLLQQAIGGQEGEMRVAMQYMFQAWALPEEYEEYRNLLMETAAEELGHIEMLASAVTKNLRGSPKQMSEDAQETAAAAASMTGQNPRQFLSAGQSAMPVDSNGAPFTGNYIVASGNLAGDLYANVMAESTGRTLATRLWEYTDDPGMKDMLSYLIARDTMHQNQWLEALETLDDPVPVPASFPQEQENQDFNYTFMSTRREQQPDPGYPWTEGEAPDGKGQFSYAAEQPGDGEVIAPEPDPMTNNVPNRTAQSGETSESADAAETDTETDSNTTADSNTTADSDAANESTSTDE; this is encoded by the coding sequence ATGTTCTTCCAAGAACCGGAGCTGCAGTACGAGGTTACCGTCGAGGAACCGGACCCCCACTTCGCGAAACTCCTCCAGCAAGCCATCGGCGGCCAGGAAGGCGAAATGCGCGTCGCCATGCAGTATATGTTCCAAGCGTGGGCCCTGCCCGAGGAGTACGAGGAGTATCGAAACCTGCTGATGGAGACCGCGGCCGAGGAACTCGGCCACATCGAAATGCTCGCGTCGGCCGTCACGAAGAACCTCAGAGGGTCGCCCAAACAGATGAGCGAGGACGCCCAAGAGACGGCGGCCGCCGCGGCGTCGATGACGGGCCAGAATCCGCGGCAGTTCCTCTCTGCCGGCCAGTCGGCGATGCCGGTCGACAGTAACGGCGCGCCGTTTACTGGCAACTACATCGTCGCATCGGGGAACCTCGCCGGCGACCTCTACGCGAACGTGATGGCGGAGTCGACCGGCCGCACCCTCGCGACGCGGCTCTGGGAATACACCGACGATCCCGGCATGAAGGACATGCTCTCCTACCTGATCGCTCGAGACACCATGCACCAGAACCAGTGGCTCGAGGCCCTCGAGACGCTCGACGATCCGGTGCCGGTCCCCGCGAGCTTCCCGCAGGAACAGGAGAATCAGGACTTCAACTACACGTTCATGTCGACCCGACGCGAGCAACAGCCGGATCCCGGCTACCCGTGGACGGAGGGCGAAGCGCCGGACGGCAAGGGCCAGTTCTCCTACGCCGCCGAACAGCCGGGTGACGGCGAAGTGATCGCGCCCGAACCGGACCCGATGACGAACAACGTGCCGAACCGGACCGCCCAGTCGGGCGAGACCAGCGAGTCGGCGGATGCCGCGGAGACGGATACCGAGACCGACTCGAACACCACGGCCGACTCAAACACCACGGCCGACTCGGACGCCGCGAACGAGTCGACGAGTACGGACGAATAG
- a CDS encoding D-2-hydroxyacid dehydrogenase, protein MSDADTPDVLVLRKGTHGTPIEQYADAIRDRLPDRTVELARTPAEEREAIRDARFVTGMTLEDGLLAAAENLEVFACAYAGTGHLPLEELEERGVAVTNASGVHGPNIGEHVLGAILSFTRRFHVGARRQRRREWRHYQAHELQGSTVTVIGLGAIGQSVCDRLEPFGVDTIGVRYSPEKGGPTDEVVGFEGDGFDDALARTDYLVLACPLTETTRGLIDSEAFVTMDPESVLVNIARGPVVDTDALVEALRSSWIRGASLDVTDPEPLPEDHPLWTFENVQITPHNAGHTPRYYDRLADIVAENRRRFDESDADADLENQVLP, encoded by the coding sequence ATGAGCGACGCCGATACACCGGACGTACTCGTCCTCCGGAAGGGAACGCACGGCACGCCGATCGAACAGTACGCCGACGCGATCCGCGACCGACTGCCCGACCGCACCGTCGAACTCGCGCGAACCCCGGCCGAAGAGCGCGAGGCGATTCGGGACGCCCGCTTCGTCACCGGGATGACCCTCGAGGACGGCCTCCTCGCGGCCGCCGAGAACCTCGAGGTCTTCGCGTGTGCCTACGCGGGGACCGGCCACCTGCCCCTCGAGGAACTCGAGGAACGAGGCGTCGCAGTGACGAACGCCTCGGGCGTCCACGGGCCGAACATCGGCGAGCACGTACTGGGTGCGATCCTCAGTTTCACCCGTCGGTTCCACGTCGGCGCGCGCCGCCAGCGCCGCCGCGAGTGGCGACATTACCAAGCCCACGAGTTACAGGGATCGACGGTCACCGTCATCGGACTCGGCGCGATCGGCCAGTCCGTCTGCGACCGGCTCGAGCCCTTTGGCGTCGACACGATCGGCGTGCGGTACTCCCCGGAGAAGGGCGGGCCGACGGACGAGGTCGTCGGCTTCGAGGGCGACGGGTTCGACGACGCGCTCGCGCGGACGGACTACCTCGTGCTCGCGTGTCCGCTCACCGAGACGACGCGCGGACTGATCGACAGTGAGGCCTTCGTCACGATGGACCCCGAGTCGGTGCTGGTCAACATCGCCCGCGGCCCGGTCGTCGACACCGACGCGCTGGTCGAGGCGCTGCGCTCGAGTTGGATCCGCGGGGCGTCCCTCGACGTGACCGACCCCGAGCCGTTGCCCGAGGACCACCCGCTGTGGACCTTCGAGAACGTCCAGATCACGCCCCACAACGCGGGTCACACGCCGCGGTACTACGATCGGCTGGCCGACATCGTCGCCGAAAACCGCCGCCGGTTCGACGAGTCGGATGCGGACGCCGACCTCGAGAATCAGGTGCTACCCTGA
- the asd gene encoding aspartate-semialdehyde dehydrogenase has protein sequence MAVRVGVLGATGAVGQRLIQLLEPHPEFEIAALTASDSSAGKTYRQAAKWRVDSPIPQEIAEMTVMATDPDEVPNDVDLIFSSLPSSVGAAVEPGFCEAGYVVSSNSSNGRMDDDIPLVIPEVNAEHLDLLEVQRDERGWDGAMVKNPNCSTITFVPTLAALTDFGLEKVHVSTLQAVSGAGYDGVSSMEIIDNAIPYIGSEEDKLETESRKLLGEFDGAELSHNSMNVAASCNRIPTIDGHLENVWVETEEELTADAAAEAMREYPSLDLRSSPDPLIHVFEEPDRPQPRMDRTLGGGMAVAAGGLQESPFGLQYNCLAHNTIRGAAGASVLNGELLLENGYI, from the coding sequence ATGGCAGTACGAGTAGGCGTACTCGGTGCGACCGGCGCAGTCGGACAGCGACTGATTCAGCTCCTCGAGCCCCACCCGGAGTTCGAAATCGCAGCGCTGACCGCCAGCGACTCCAGTGCCGGCAAGACGTATCGACAGGCCGCGAAGTGGCGCGTCGACAGCCCCATCCCGCAGGAGATCGCCGAGATGACCGTCATGGCGACCGATCCCGACGAAGTCCCCAACGACGTCGATCTGATCTTCTCGTCGCTCCCCTCGAGCGTCGGCGCGGCGGTCGAACCCGGCTTCTGTGAAGCGGGCTACGTTGTCTCGTCGAACTCCTCGAACGGCCGCATGGACGACGACATCCCCCTCGTGATTCCCGAGGTCAACGCCGAACACCTCGACCTGCTCGAGGTCCAGCGCGACGAGCGCGGCTGGGACGGCGCGATGGTCAAGAACCCCAACTGCTCGACGATCACCTTCGTCCCGACGCTCGCGGCCCTGACCGATTTCGGCCTCGAGAAGGTCCACGTCTCGACCCTGCAGGCCGTCTCCGGCGCGGGCTACGACGGCGTCAGCTCGATGGAGATCATCGACAACGCCATCCCCTACATCGGCAGCGAGGAGGACAAACTCGAGACCGAGTCCCGCAAACTGCTGGGCGAGTTCGACGGTGCCGAGCTATCGCACAACAGCATGAACGTCGCGGCCTCCTGTAACCGCATCCCGACGATCGACGGCCACCTCGAGAACGTCTGGGTCGAGACCGAGGAGGAACTCACCGCCGACGCGGCCGCCGAGGCCATGCGGGAGTACCCGTCGCTCGATCTGCGCTCCTCGCCCGACCCGCTCATTCACGTCTTCGAGGAGCCCGACCGACCACAGCCCCGGATGGACCGCACGCTCGGCGGCGGTATGGCCGTCGCCGCGGGCGGCCTGCAGGAATCGCCCTTCGGCCTGCAGTACAACTGTCTGGCCCACAATACGATCCGCGGTGCCGCCGGCGCGAGCGTGCTCAACGGCGAACTGCTGCTCGAGAACGGCTACATCTAG
- a CDS encoding helix-turn-helix domain-containing protein produces the protein MALIVEFEIATPILRRTVEAVSRIEVEEIYQSETGATKLISWVYGDDLASVPAALAADDTVDEFTLLEEPGDRRLYSVTLSARGEDHLTYPTAAKYDIGYLEITVTSETKIRARVPTREALFAYRDICREKGISFRIQRIFHESDPAGDRYGLTERQREALLIALEEGYFDVPRETTLSAVAAKLDISDQALSARLRRGQANLLRSTVGERAPSS, from the coding sequence ATGGCCCTTATCGTCGAGTTCGAAATCGCGACGCCGATCCTTCGACGGACCGTCGAGGCCGTCTCGCGGATCGAAGTCGAAGAGATCTATCAGTCCGAGACGGGGGCGACGAAGCTCATATCGTGGGTCTACGGCGATGACCTCGCCAGTGTCCCGGCGGCACTGGCCGCCGACGACACCGTCGACGAGTTCACCCTCCTCGAGGAACCGGGCGATCGTCGCCTCTACAGCGTCACGCTGTCGGCGCGCGGAGAGGACCACCTGACCTATCCGACGGCGGCGAAGTACGATATCGGCTACCTCGAGATTACCGTCACGTCGGAGACGAAGATTCGCGCTCGCGTCCCGACGCGGGAGGCGCTGTTCGCGTATCGCGACATCTGTCGCGAGAAGGGGATCTCGTTTCGGATCCAGCGGATCTTCCACGAATCGGATCCCGCGGGCGATCGATACGGGCTCACCGAGCGCCAGCGGGAAGCGCTCCTGATCGCACTCGAGGAGGGCTACTTCGACGTGCCGCGGGAGACGACGCTCTCGGCGGTCGCCGCGAAACTCGACATTTCCGATCAGGCGCTGTCCGCTCGCCTCCGACGAGGACAGGCCAATCTGCTCCGGAGCACGGTCGGCGAACGCGCCCCCTCTTCATAG
- a CDS encoding DUF6789 family protein has product MNRALVEVSLFGAVIVGCLLVVGFAQRLRAEPSPDGGYATDRERRLGLGDAKAAAVRWTTTTNHREIGLLYIAFGTVAAIWGGIDAMMIRTHLLTPEANLWTEQTYNELFTMHGLTMLIFFVTPVFFGIGNYFLPLLIGADDMAFPRLNAIGFWLLPPSLLLARLGIVAEVTGAVLAVIVPNDWISVLLAFQEPAIGWTMYPPLSLAPNPQTNFLLLGLHLSGIATTIGAINFITTIIYERDESIGWANLDIFSWNMLITSAIVIFAFPLLGTALLMLLFDRNFGTTFFAVEGGGPILWQHLLWFWGHPEVYIIFLPATGLMSLILPKFVGRKLFGFKFIVYSTIAIGVLSFGVWAHHMFVTGVDPRVRASFMATSIAIAVPSAIKVFNWITTMWNGDVRLAAPTILCVGSIGLFIVGGVTGIFLAVIPVDVIYHGTYYVVGHFHLILMGIIPLMMFAASYYWYPLLTGRMYDRRLAIFQSVLLVVGSALTFMTLMALGFLELPRRYATYPAGFSGLQIVATVGAFIIGISVLMWLYNMIWSYFQGTPIETADPWELKATEQFTPEWQWFEDRLERKRGVPPSEPDSVRPSYVPAQDERPLSIYGRIEPVARTVASDAGVGATGGFIGTLLMSGALLAAVVLGVFDLESIATLATLVGLPSNLALGYGLFLIAGTAVWPLLFLSLGEYLPGELTLVTGLWYATVIASGFAIGFYTGQTGLELVTYLLFVVLAHWIYGLGLAGTIASLGGRQRRPSTGEGGNE; this is encoded by the coding sequence ATGAACCGTGCGCTCGTCGAGGTCTCGCTGTTCGGGGCCGTCATCGTCGGCTGTTTGCTGGTCGTCGGCTTCGCACAGCGATTGCGAGCCGAGCCGTCACCGGACGGCGGCTACGCGACGGATCGCGAGCGACGGCTGGGGCTCGGTGATGCGAAGGCGGCTGCTGTCCGCTGGACGACGACGACGAACCACCGCGAGATCGGCTTGCTCTACATCGCCTTTGGTACCGTCGCGGCGATCTGGGGTGGGATCGACGCGATGATGATTCGAACGCACCTGCTGACTCCCGAGGCGAACCTCTGGACCGAGCAGACGTACAACGAACTGTTCACGATGCACGGCCTGACGATGCTGATCTTCTTCGTCACGCCGGTGTTCTTCGGGATCGGGAACTACTTCCTGCCGCTGCTGATCGGGGCCGACGACATGGCGTTTCCGCGGCTCAACGCGATCGGGTTCTGGCTGTTGCCGCCCTCGCTCTTGCTCGCTCGGCTGGGGATCGTCGCCGAAGTGACGGGAGCGGTGCTCGCGGTTATCGTTCCGAACGACTGGATCTCGGTTCTGCTGGCGTTTCAGGAGCCCGCGATCGGGTGGACGATGTATCCACCCTTATCGCTCGCACCGAATCCGCAGACGAATTTCCTCTTACTGGGGCTCCACTTGAGTGGCATCGCTACCACGATCGGCGCGATCAACTTCATCACGACGATCATCTACGAGCGCGACGAGTCGATCGGCTGGGCGAACCTCGACATCTTCTCGTGGAACATGCTCATCACGAGCGCGATCGTGATCTTCGCGTTCCCCCTGCTCGGCACGGCCCTGCTCATGTTGCTGTTCGATCGGAACTTCGGGACGACTTTCTTCGCGGTCGAGGGCGGTGGCCCCATCCTCTGGCAGCACCTGCTGTGGTTCTGGGGCCACCCGGAGGTGTATATCATCTTCCTGCCGGCGACCGGACTGATGAGTCTCATTTTGCCGAAGTTCGTCGGCCGCAAGCTGTTCGGGTTCAAGTTCATCGTCTACTCGACGATTGCCATCGGCGTCCTCTCGTTCGGCGTCTGGGCGCATCACATGTTCGTCACCGGTGTCGATCCCCGCGTCCGGGCGAGTTTCATGGCCACCTCGATTGCCATCGCCGTCCCAAGCGCGATCAAGGTATTCAACTGGATCACGACCATGTGGAACGGTGACGTTCGGCTGGCCGCGCCGACGATCCTCTGTGTCGGTTCGATCGGCCTCTTCATCGTCGGCGGCGTCACCGGTATCTTCCTCGCGGTCATTCCGGTCGACGTTATCTACCACGGGACCTACTACGTCGTCGGCCACTTCCACCTCATTCTGATGGGGATCATTCCCCTGATGATGTTCGCCGCCAGCTACTACTGGTATCCGCTGCTCACCGGCCGGATGTACGACCGCCGGCTCGCGATCTTCCAGTCGGTCCTGCTGGTCGTCGGCTCCGCGCTCACGTTCATGACGCTGATGGCGCTCGGCTTCCTCGAGCTGCCCCGGCGGTACGCTACGTACCCCGCCGGTTTCTCGGGGCTGCAGATCGTCGCGACCGTCGGCGCGTTCATCATCGGGATCAGCGTCCTCATGTGGTTGTACAACATGATCTGGTCGTACTTTCAGGGGACACCGATTGAGACCGCCGATCCGTGGGAGCTGAAGGCGACCGAACAGTTCACGCCCGAGTGGCAGTGGTTCGAGGACCGCCTCGAGCGAAAGCGTGGCGTGCCGCCGAGCGAACCCGATTCGGTACGCCCGTCGTACGTGCCCGCACAGGACGAGCGCCCGCTGTCGATCTACGGTCGGATCGAGCCGGTCGCACGGACCGTCGCGAGCGACGCCGGTGTGGGTGCGACCGGCGGCTTCATCGGCACGCTGCTCATGTCGGGCGCGCTCCTCGCGGCAGTGGTACTGGGCGTGTTCGACCTCGAGTCGATCGCGACCCTCGCGACGCTCGTCGGGTTGCCGTCGAATCTGGCGCTCGGGTACGGCCTGTTCCTGATCGCCGGGACGGCGGTCTGGCCCCTGTTGTTCCTCTCGTTGGGCGAGTACCTGCCGGGTGAGCTCACCCTCGTCACCGGGCTGTGGTACGCGACGGTCATCGCCTCCGGATTCGCGATCGGGTTCTACACCGGCCAGACCGGGCTCGAACTGGTGACGTATCTCCTCTTCGTCGTGCTCGCACACTGGATCTACGGACTGGGGCTCGCCGGGACGATCGCGTCTCTCGGCGGCCGCCAGCGTCGTCCGTCTACGGGGGAGGGCGGAAACGAATGA
- a CDS encoding HalOD1 output domain-containing protein — METEPSPGESRLQDGANAYQADPDEPLSEAVITAIADSEVIDSLELADEFGPLYDSIDPTALDSLFHATGDTGRSVGSVTFEYARYQVTVDQTGCVALVDLR, encoded by the coding sequence ATGGAAACTGAGCCTTCACCCGGCGAGTCGCGACTGCAGGACGGAGCCAACGCGTATCAGGCCGATCCGGACGAACCCCTCAGCGAAGCGGTCATCACCGCAATCGCCGATTCCGAGGTGATCGACAGCCTCGAACTCGCGGACGAGTTCGGCCCGCTGTACGACTCGATCGACCCCACTGCGCTGGACTCGTTGTTTCACGCGACCGGGGACACCGGCCGCTCCGTCGGCTCCGTTACGTTCGAGTACGCCCGGTATCAGGTCACGGTCGACCAGACGGGCTGTGTCGCGCTCGTCGATCTGCGATAA
- a CDS encoding heme-copper oxidase subunit III: MGSGRRTDPPDESAPRADGSGHGVPEGQAPEEYGDHRGRGDHDDHGHDHRSRWPLVAAAGAAGLYGGVAITIFGTETGLAPPLLGVALAVVGTVVLLAGVAGWVEQAFLAPARDAQGNPSSRASYVSTTLLFLGTDVSTFGALFVYYFFVRIGTWPPAELPPLLGSLVVVNTAILIASSITFHYAHEALEDGNRRRFLGLLGTTLALGLVFLGGQVYEYYEFVAAEGFTLSSGVFGSAFFGLTGLHGLHVALGVGGIAVLCWRAVRGHYGPERDTSVATVSLYWHFVDVVWLFLVVVLYVGASM; this comes from the coding sequence ATGGGCTCCGGTCGACGCACCGATCCGCCCGACGAGAGCGCCCCTCGAGCCGACGGCTCGGGCCACGGCGTTCCCGAGGGACAGGCACCCGAGGAGTACGGCGACCACCGCGGCCGCGGCGACCACGACGATCACGGACACGACCACCGGAGTCGCTGGCCGCTCGTCGCCGCCGCCGGGGCGGCCGGGCTCTACGGCGGGGTCGCGATCACCATCTTCGGGACCGAAACCGGCCTCGCTCCGCCGCTGCTCGGCGTCGCACTCGCCGTCGTCGGGACGGTCGTCCTGCTGGCCGGCGTCGCGGGCTGGGTCGAGCAGGCGTTTCTGGCACCGGCGCGCGACGCGCAGGGGAACCCGAGTTCCCGCGCGTCGTACGTCTCGACGACGCTGCTCTTTCTCGGCACCGACGTCTCGACGTTCGGCGCGCTGTTCGTCTACTACTTCTTCGTCCGCATCGGGACGTGGCCGCCCGCAGAACTCCCGCCGCTGCTGGGGTCGCTCGTGGTCGTCAACACCGCGATCCTGATCGCCAGCAGCATCACCTTCCACTACGCCCACGAGGCGCTCGAGGACGGCAACCGACGCCGGTTTCTCGGACTCCTCGGGACGACGCTCGCGCTCGGACTCGTCTTCCTCGGCGGGCAGGTCTACGAATATTACGAGTTCGTCGCCGCGGAGGGATTCACCCTCTCGAGCGGCGTCTTCGGGAGCGCCTTCTTCGGGCTGACCGGCCTCCACGGGCTCCACGTCGCGCTTGGCGTCGGTGGGATCGCGGTGCTCTGCTGGCGAGCGGTTCGGGGTCACTACGGCCCGGAGCGCGACACGTCGGTCGCGACCGTCTCGCTGTACTGGCACTTCGTCGACGTCGTCTGGCTCTTCCTCGTGGTCGTCCTCTACGTCGGCGCGTCGATGTGA
- a CDS encoding NAD(P)/FAD-dependent oxidoreductase: MERVDVAIVGGGPAGASAAERAAAHGAETVLFEQGVPREDREGPGPDSTDAAGMLDYWIDIMGFDYREIPDEVIHRELEATEFVGPNSRVELRSTGMEASYPKFGYTFHRTRMDDWLHERATDAGADLRVGVGVKDLETDLRATSSKGPTHTLTLSTGEELEAQYVVLADGPQRRITLDALDQFTAPGRSVSDHLSPPEANHIAYQEYREFPEELFAEFEDTLKFWWGYMPGETAYPWVFPNDGTVARVGLTMPIGMTLEDVDDPSSYKLLRPDDERLPSGAEYITRLLEQEYGDEYDIEEDIPRVEDRGKSKGTETYPISSTRPIESPVGANIAVAGGAMGTTSAFHEGGYHVAVRTGKIAGRLAATDSLENYNEIWKDAIGDEILRNVAFGDIVADYGPDDWDWAFDTINDMQGNGADDALVSKKYTAGIDAAKILATYKRKKFAYRDGRYVHLSEDDYFY, from the coding sequence ATGGAACGCGTAGACGTCGCGATCGTCGGCGGGGGTCCCGCTGGTGCATCCGCGGCCGAACGGGCCGCCGCCCACGGCGCAGAGACGGTCCTCTTCGAGCAGGGGGTGCCTCGCGAGGACCGCGAGGGGCCGGGGCCGGATTCGACCGACGCCGCCGGGATGCTGGACTACTGGATCGACATCATGGGCTTCGACTACCGGGAGATTCCCGACGAAGTCATCCACCGCGAACTCGAGGCGACGGAGTTCGTCGGCCCGAACAGTCGCGTCGAGTTGCGGTCGACCGGCATGGAGGCCAGCTACCCGAAGTTCGGCTACACCTTCCACCGCACGCGCATGGACGACTGGCTCCACGAACGCGCCACTGACGCGGGCGCGGACCTGCGCGTCGGCGTCGGCGTCAAAGACCTCGAGACCGACCTGCGAGCCACGAGTTCGAAGGGGCCGACCCACACGCTGACGCTCTCGACCGGCGAGGAACTCGAGGCCCAGTACGTCGTCCTCGCGGACGGTCCCCAGCGCCGGATCACCCTCGACGCGCTCGACCAGTTCACCGCGCCCGGCCGGAGCGTCTCCGATCACCTCTCGCCGCCGGAGGCCAACCACATCGCCTACCAGGAGTATCGGGAGTTCCCCGAGGAACTGTTCGCGGAGTTCGAGGACACCCTCAAGTTCTGGTGGGGGTACATGCCCGGCGAGACCGCCTATCCGTGGGTCTTCCCGAACGACGGCACGGTCGCCCGCGTCGGGCTGACGATGCCGATCGGAATGACCCTCGAGGACGTCGACGACCCGAGTTCGTACAAACTCCTGCGGCCCGACGACGAGCGACTCCCTTCGGGTGCGGAGTACATCACCCGACTCTTAGAACAGGAATACGGCGACGAGTACGATATCGAGGAAGACATTCCGCGCGTCGAAGACCGCGGGAAGTCCAAGGGGACCGAAACCTACCCGATCTCGTCGACCCGGCCGATCGAGTCCCCCGTCGGCGCGAACATCGCCGTCGCCGGCGGTGCGATGGGTACCACCTCGGCGTTCCACGAGGGCGGCTACCACGTCGCCGTCCGCACCGGCAAAATCGCCGGCCGGCTCGCCGCGACCGACTCGCTCGAGAACTACAACGAGATCTGGAAGGACGCGATCGGCGACGAGATCCTGCGGAACGTCGCGTTCGGCGACATCGTCGCCGACTACGGGCCCGACGACTGGGACTGGGCGTTCGACACCATCAACGACATGCAGGGCAACGGAGCCGACGACGCCCTCGTCAGCAAGAAGTACACCGCCGGCATCGACGCCGCGAAGATCCTCGCGACGTACAAGCGAAAGAAGTTCGCGTACCGCGACGGCCGCTACGTCCACCTCTCCGAGGACGACTACTTCTACTGA
- a CDS encoding universal stress protein: MPLTFDGTVLVPVADPDDGERTATALAPYLSPSSTVLVVNVIEKAGGAPDKASVEQREEYAKEIFERARGPLEGEAGTVETAILFGTDIVETIFEAATERDVEAVVFEPREGNRFVELLTGDVARRLVKEASVPVVALPQTDS; the protein is encoded by the coding sequence ATGCCGCTAACGTTCGACGGAACGGTGCTCGTCCCCGTGGCCGACCCGGACGACGGCGAGCGGACCGCGACGGCGCTCGCCCCGTATCTCTCCCCCTCGAGTACGGTGCTCGTCGTCAACGTGATCGAAAAGGCGGGCGGAGCACCCGACAAGGCCTCGGTCGAACAGCGCGAGGAGTACGCCAAAGAGATCTTCGAGCGCGCTCGCGGCCCCCTCGAGGGGGAGGCGGGAACGGTCGAGACGGCGATCCTTTTCGGGACTGACATCGTCGAGACAATCTTCGAGGCGGCGACGGAGCGCGACGTCGAGGCCGTGGTTTTCGAGCCCCGCGAGGGGAACCGGTTCGTGGAGCTACTCACCGGAGACGTGGCGCGACGGCTGGTAAAAGAGGCGTCGGTTCCGGTAGTGGCGCTGCCGCAAACCGATTCTTGA
- a CDS encoding triphosphoribosyl-dephospho-CoA synthase, with product MRSPAGNAELALLLEVASTPKPGNVDRHRDLADLRFEHFLAGAVGARDGLELAADGAAVGPAFERAVEEMATQEGGNTQFGSLLLLVPLVRAAREELSQPVAEAVVRETTVGDAASFYRAFDHVDVGVDEPPEDMAALDVRRGADAIPALEERGLTLFDIMERSVPGDGVAREWVRGFDRSFAAAEELAEADGPIPDRTAAVFLSVLAERPDTLVATRHDEATAREVTDRAADLVADDALETDREAVEAFAADLVDRGVNPGTTADITAAGLFIALEHEAIEL from the coding sequence ATGCGATCACCGGCAGGTAATGCGGAACTGGCGCTGCTGCTCGAGGTCGCGAGTACCCCCAAACCGGGGAACGTCGACCGCCACCGCGACCTCGCGGACCTGCGGTTCGAGCACTTCCTCGCCGGCGCGGTGGGTGCCCGCGACGGACTCGAGTTGGCGGCCGACGGGGCGGCGGTCGGGCCGGCCTTCGAGCGGGCCGTCGAGGAGATGGCGACACAGGAGGGCGGAAACACCCAGTTCGGGTCGCTCCTGTTGCTCGTCCCGCTCGTCCGCGCCGCCCGCGAGGAACTCTCACAGCCCGTCGCCGAGGCCGTCGTCCGGGAGACGACCGTCGGCGATGCGGCGTCGTTCTACCGCGCGTTCGACCACGTCGACGTAGGGGTCGACGAGCCGCCCGAAGACATGGCGGCCCTCGACGTTCGCCGCGGCGCGGACGCGATCCCGGCACTCGAGGAGCGCGGGCTAACGCTGTTCGATATCATGGAGCGAAGCGTTCCCGGCGACGGCGTCGCCCGCGAGTGGGTCCGCGGCTTCGACCGCTCGTTCGCGGCCGCCGAAGAACTTGCCGAGGCCGACGGCCCGATCCCGGATCGAACCGCGGCGGTCTTCCTCTCCGTCCTCGCCGAGCGGCCGGACACGCTCGTCGCGACGCGCCACGACGAGGCCACCGCCCGCGAGGTGACCGATCGGGCCGCGGACCTCGTCGCGGACGACGCCCTCGAGACGGACCGCGAGGCCGTCGAGGCCTTCGCCGCGGACCTCGTCGACCGCGGCGTCAATCCCGGTACGACGGCGGACATCACCGCGGCCGGGCTGTTCATCGCGCTCGAGCACGAGGCGATCGAGCTATGA
- a CDS encoding DUF447 domain-containing protein, whose product MSDDRDAGRKDAGPGETTATGEGGTDTAEWPVELSGVTESVVTTLGPNGLWNAAALGLRADDPVTARTWGNTRTRRNFHRQGEGYVQFVDDPVAFADAALSIVERAEPVLESSCAWTRVAVKQVDTGTSGGTDWEAWTLHPVESTVEREAVPTIDRGFGAVVEATVAASRLGVAEYDEGELRDRLAYCASVVDRAGGPREREALERVREHSSW is encoded by the coding sequence ATGAGCGACGATCGGGACGCGGGAAGGAAAGACGCGGGGCCGGGCGAAACGACGGCCACTGGGGAGGGCGGGACGGACACAGCGGAGTGGCCGGTCGAACTGTCCGGCGTCACCGAGTCTGTCGTGACGACGCTGGGACCGAACGGGCTGTGGAACGCCGCCGCGCTCGGTCTCCGTGCCGACGATCCCGTCACCGCGCGGACGTGGGGGAACACCCGTACCCGTCGGAATTTCCACCGGCAGGGCGAGGGGTACGTCCAGTTCGTCGACGATCCGGTCGCCTTCGCCGACGCCGCCCTCTCGATCGTCGAGCGAGCGGAGCCGGTTCTCGAGTCCTCGTGCGCGTGGACGCGCGTCGCGGTCAAGCAGGTCGACACCGGGACCAGCGGAGGAACGGACTGGGAAGCGTGGACACTCCACCCCGTCGAGTCGACCGTCGAGCGCGAGGCAGTCCCGACGATCGACCGCGGGTTCGGGGCCGTCGTCGAGGCGACCGTCGCCGCGTCGCGACTCGGCGTCGCCGAGTACGACGAGGGCGAACTTCGGGATCGACTCGCGTACTGCGCCTCCGTCGTCGACCGCGCCGGCGGCCCCCGCGAGCGCGAGGCGCTCGAGCGCGTGCGCGAGCACTCCTCGTGGTGA